A single window of Candidatus Methylomirabilota bacterium DNA harbors:
- a CDS encoding endonuclease/exonuclease/phosphatase family protein translates to MQLVVASYNIHRGVGLDRRLDIDRIADVIDEISPDLIGLQEVIRRPGTGWADQAAHLASRLGLTLVMGVTRPHRDGTFGNAVLTRLPVLGWAGCDLSCSRREPRACLRVDLTASGRTVHVFNCHFGLSLRERRDQLTLLADFIRASSRLEGPRILMGDFNEWHRGPVTRGLRHEFSSPMRRMRRTHPALFPLFRLDRIYWDLELEGETFHVHRSRRARLASDHLPVVARLRVRPRPSALDGYVRADELPPAE, encoded by the coding sequence GTGCAACTGGTCGTCGCCAGCTACAACATTCACCGGGGGGTCGGGCTCGATCGCCGCCTGGATATCGACCGCATCGCCGACGTCATCGACGAGATCTCCCCGGACCTGATCGGTCTCCAGGAGGTCATCCGGCGACCGGGGACGGGCTGGGCCGACCAGGCGGCGCACCTGGCTTCACGCCTCGGCCTCACGCTGGTCATGGGCGTCACCCGGCCACACCGCGACGGCACGTTCGGGAACGCGGTGCTCACGCGGTTGCCGGTGCTCGGCTGGGCCGGTTGCGATCTGTCATGCAGCCGCCGGGAGCCGCGGGCCTGCCTGCGGGTCGACCTGACCGCCAGCGGGCGCACCGTGCACGTCTTCAATTGCCACTTCGGCCTGAGCCTGCGCGAGCGCCGGGACCAGCTCACGCTCCTGGCCGACTTCATCCGGGCCTCGTCCCGGCTGGAAGGGCCTCGCATCCTGATGGGGGACTTCAACGAGTGGCATCGGGGACCGGTGACCCGAGGCCTGCGCCACGAGTTTTCCTCGCCGATGCGGCGGATGCGCCGGACCCATCCCGCGCTGTTCCCACTGTTCCGGCTCGACCGAATCTACTGGGACCTGGAGCTGGAAGGCGAGACATTCCATGTGCACCGGAGCCGGCGGGCCCGCCTGGCTTCCGATCATCTGCCCGTGGTCGCGCGCTTGCGGGTCCGGCCCAGGCCCTCCGCCCTGGATGGGTACGTGCGGGCCGACGAGCTGCCTCCGGCCGAGTGA
- a CDS encoding class I SAM-dependent methyltransferase, with amino-acid sequence MSIRAPAVAGQAEAERVASALARLLPASLVPLFDASFCRSGSLYEEYAHRLTIDVFRRAGLEEAARAPGDAAEISARAGLAGGASLTAVDWLLRHLAARGLLESIDADGFRRFRLRRALPDLDPADVAREQQAHDASWLPSYVLAEAVAHDYPAFLQGERTGEEILFSPARFPLWVAYFSNDNGLYAINNRVGAAAVEAWLPAGGGAILELGGGLASGAIAVLEALERAGRLPEVRTYQFTELVPHFLRRGQRALQSRFPEAAFLTFGRLDMNASFREQGVPPGGLTVVYAVNTLHVAYDLEATLGQVREALAPGGRLVVSECVRPRAGQPIYPEFVFNLMETFRAPLLRQPHRPNGGFLTPEQWTGALEASGFRDVCWLPDLVRLRDEFPGFYVAAIGATRS; translated from the coding sequence ATGAGCATTCGGGCCCCGGCGGTGGCAGGGCAAGCGGAAGCCGAGCGAGTAGCCTCGGCGCTCGCTCGCCTCCTGCCTGCCAGCCTGGTGCCCCTGTTCGACGCCTCGTTCTGTCGCTCCGGGAGCCTCTACGAGGAGTACGCCCACCGCTTGACCATCGACGTCTTCCGTCGCGCCGGACTTGAAGAGGCGGCGCGAGCGCCCGGGGACGCGGCCGAGATCTCCGCCCGGGCGGGCCTGGCTGGCGGAGCGTCCCTGACCGCAGTCGACTGGCTGCTCCGGCACCTGGCCGCGCGTGGATTGCTCGAGAGCATCGACGCTGACGGCTTCCGACGCTTTCGGCTCCGCCGGGCGTTGCCCGACCTCGATCCCGCCGATGTGGCCAGGGAGCAGCAGGCGCACGACGCGTCCTGGCTGCCCTCCTACGTGCTCGCGGAAGCGGTCGCCCACGATTATCCGGCCTTCCTGCAGGGCGAGCGAACCGGCGAGGAAATCCTGTTCTCCCCGGCGCGCTTTCCACTCTGGGTGGCGTACTTCTCCAACGACAACGGGCTGTACGCCATCAACAACCGCGTGGGCGCCGCCGCGGTGGAAGCATGGCTGCCCGCGGGCGGAGGCGCGATCCTGGAGCTGGGCGGCGGCCTGGCCAGCGGGGCCATCGCCGTGCTCGAGGCGCTCGAGCGCGCCGGGCGGCTGCCGGAGGTTCGCACGTATCAGTTCACGGAACTGGTGCCGCACTTCCTGCGGCGCGGCCAGCGCGCCCTGCAGTCCCGGTTTCCCGAGGCCGCGTTCCTGACCTTCGGCCGTCTGGACATGAACGCTTCGTTCCGCGAGCAAGGCGTGCCGCCCGGCGGCCTCACCGTGGTGTACGCCGTCAACACGCTGCACGTCGCGTACGACCTCGAGGCCACCCTGGGCCAAGTGCGCGAGGCCCTGGCGCCCGGCGGGCGTCTGGTCGTTTCCGAGTGCGTGCGCCCCCGGGCCGGGCAGCCGATCTATCCGGAGTTCGTGTTCAATCTCATGGAGACGTTCCGCGCCCCCCTCCTCCGCCAGCCCCACCGGCCCAACGGCGGATTCCTCACGCCGGAGCAGTGGACGGGGGCGCTCGAGGCCTCCGGCTTCCGCGACGTCTGCTGGCTGCCCGACCTCGTCCGCCTCCGCGACGAGTTCCCGGGCTTCTACGTCGCCGCCATCGGCGCGACACGGAGTTGA
- a CDS encoding alkaline phosphatase family protein, whose translation MSLDEPVLRLQRLVDRLVRRLRLGAAPAASPRQRLLIVQIDGLSRAVLEQALAQGRMPFLRRLLQRHGHRLTPMSVGLPTSTPAFQMAAMYGVRPDIPGFHYHDKRRHADVYFPRGGDAALVEDAHARGRLGILAEGSAYGCVFTGSAVNNVFNFAMLKRPTGSGLLRVVSAFVVLLWVIVKCVTLTSLEIVRAVLRLIADPVGETARGWRWLGLKIALSVWVRELFTLVTARDLYAGVRAIYVNYVDYDVFAHSFGPRHRRALHALRRVDRSIHQLWRVVRRVPEHRYHLYVLSDHGQVASIPYQNLSRGRAFERVFFDELLPGDAIDTAPVRRGRRRLATGLKTFRTQRAPGIFQRFMNYLEQDFPWTLGETPEARQQGGVRVIAAGPNAFVYFLDDDQPLSLEMVEQRFPALAEELSRHRGVGFVLARSAAGPVCLWRGKRYLVGDEPVGPLAGREDWALAAQGIRDLMAMPCAGDLVIYGNDAPDGTISYIPEAGAHAGPSADELHTFIVSPPGASVPAGITHPVQLYSHFMTYYEG comes from the coding sequence ATGTCGCTGGACGAGCCGGTCCTGAGACTGCAGCGCCTGGTGGATCGTCTGGTGCGGCGCTTGCGGCTCGGTGCCGCGCCCGCGGCCAGTCCCCGCCAGCGTCTCCTCATCGTCCAGATCGACGGACTGTCTCGTGCCGTGCTGGAGCAGGCGCTGGCCCAGGGGCGCATGCCGTTCCTGAGACGGCTGCTCCAGCGCCACGGCCACCGCCTCACGCCGATGTCCGTGGGTCTGCCCACCTCGACACCGGCGTTTCAGATGGCTGCCATGTACGGAGTCCGGCCGGACATCCCCGGCTTTCACTACCACGACAAGCGCCGGCACGCCGACGTCTACTTCCCTCGCGGGGGCGACGCCGCGCTCGTCGAAGACGCTCACGCCCGGGGGCGGCTCGGGATCCTGGCCGAGGGCAGCGCGTACGGATGCGTCTTCACGGGCAGCGCCGTCAACAACGTGTTCAACTTCGCCATGCTGAAGCGCCCCACCGGCAGCGGGCTGCTCCGGGTGGTGTCGGCCTTCGTCGTCCTCTTGTGGGTGATCGTCAAGTGCGTGACGTTGACCAGCCTGGAGATCGTCCGGGCCGTGTTGCGCCTGATCGCCGACCCGGTGGGCGAGACGGCCCGGGGCTGGAGGTGGCTGGGCCTGAAGATCGCGCTATCGGTCTGGGTGCGCGAGCTCTTCACGCTGGTGACCGCGCGCGACCTCTACGCCGGCGTCCGGGCGATCTATGTCAACTACGTCGACTACGACGTCTTTGCCCACTCCTTCGGGCCACGGCATCGTCGCGCCCTGCACGCGCTGCGTCGTGTCGACCGCTCGATCCACCAGCTGTGGCGGGTCGTCCGCCGCGTCCCCGAGCACCGGTATCATCTGTATGTGCTGTCCGACCACGGGCAGGTCGCCTCGATCCCCTACCAGAACCTCTCCCGCGGCCGTGCCTTCGAGCGCGTGTTCTTCGACGAGCTCCTGCCCGGGGACGCCATCGACACCGCCCCGGTCCGTCGGGGCCGCCGGCGGCTGGCCACCGGCCTCAAGACTTTCCGGACCCAGAGGGCTCCGGGCATCTTCCAGCGGTTCATGAACTACCTCGAGCAGGACTTCCCGTGGACGTTGGGGGAGACTCCGGAAGCCCGCCAGCAAGGCGGGGTGCGGGTCATCGCCGCCGGCCCCAACGCCTTCGTCTATTTCCTCGACGACGACCAGCCCCTCAGCCTGGAGATGGTCGAGCAACGCTTCCCGGCGCTGGCCGAAGAGCTCTCACGCCACCGTGGCGTCGGCTTCGTGCTGGCCCGGAGCGCGGCGGGGCCGGTGTGTCTGTGGCGAGGGAAACGCTATCTGGTGGGCGATGAGCCGGTGGGGCCGCTGGCGGGCCGAGAGGACTGGGCCCTGGCTGCTCAGGGGATCCGCGACCTCATGGCCATGCCCTGCGCCGGGGACCTGGTGATCTACGGCAACGACGCGCCCGACGGGACTATCAGCTACATCCCCGAGGCCGGAGCGCACGCCGGACCATCGGCCGACGAGCTCCACACCTTCATCGTCAGCCCGCCCGGCGCGTCGGTGCCCGCCGGCATCACTCACCCCGTGCAGCTCTATTCGCACTTCATGACCTACTACGAGGGCTAG